One Desulfovibrio sp. JC010 genomic window carries:
- a CDS encoding nucleoside deaminase, protein MSSTIITRNTPPADPPQGRTWRSMMDIAIREAFKARQHDEVPIGAALFSAEGELLATGNNTPLTNNDPTGHAEVNCIRNGCAKLDNYRLPRGTILVVTLEPCIMCLGAIIHARVEGVVFGAPDPRAGAVVSNLEGTQLPFANHKFWTIGGVCEAECKEILQSFFLHKRKK, encoded by the coding sequence ATGAGCAGCACGATCATCACCAGAAACACCCCGCCCGCCGACCCACCTCAGGGCCGGACATGGCGTTCCATGATGGATATCGCCATACGTGAGGCATTCAAGGCCCGCCAGCATGATGAAGTACCCATCGGCGCGGCACTTTTCTCCGCCGAAGGGGAACTTCTCGCCACCGGGAACAACACCCCGCTCACCAATAACGACCCCACCGGACACGCGGAAGTAAACTGCATCCGCAATGGTTGCGCAAAGCTGGATAACTACCGTCTGCCGCGCGGCACCATTCTGGTTGTCACACTGGAACCATGCATCATGTGCCTCGGCGCGATCATCCATGCACGGGTAGAAGGCGTTGTCTTCGGAGCACCGGACCCCAGAGCCGGGGCCGTAGTCTCAAATCTGGAAGGAACTCAGCTCCCCTTCGCCAATCACAAATTCTGGACCATCGGTGGGGTTTGCGAGGCTGAATGTAAGGAGATTCTGCAGAGTTTTTTTCTGCATAAGCGGAAGAAGTAA
- a CDS encoding DEAD/DEAH box helicase: protein MLIEISKDLTITDAPEELIDEIKEALTLMNPDYINAIKYRGRVGKRIPKFIKMWSGDRKKRLHCPRGFGIELHQIAKAADIEPEYKDKRLELDPVDFSFNGDLRPYQQEALQSFSNQTQGLLEAGTGAGKTVMALALIAERKQPTLIIVHTKELLLQWIERINQFLGFEAGQIGGGKFKIKPLTVATIQTARNRLKDLKKTFGHIVVDECHRTPASTFQKVVKNFDAKYLTGLSATPYRADGLDRMINLTLGPVVHRVNPDLLRNTGAILKPEIFTVETAFRFAGNASEEYSLMMTAIAEDYPRNKIIASCVKKELEQNPGTLLMVADRTAHLDALSDLLFDQGVEVAVLTGKTPAGEREEIINDLNAGKIKVLASTASLIGEGFDCQGLSTLFLCSPIKSKGRLVQIIGRILRPADGKRPRLYDFVDLEVGVLKHSAGLRQKIYAEIA, encoded by the coding sequence ATGCTGATCGAAATTTCAAAAGACCTGACCATTACCGACGCCCCCGAAGAACTGATTGATGAGATCAAAGAAGCCCTGACCTTGATGAATCCCGATTACATCAATGCCATCAAATACCGGGGCCGGGTAGGGAAACGCATTCCCAAATTTATTAAGATGTGGTCCGGTGACCGTAAGAAACGGCTGCATTGCCCGCGCGGATTCGGCATCGAGCTGCACCAGATCGCCAAGGCAGCCGACATTGAACCGGAATACAAAGATAAACGGCTGGAACTTGATCCGGTGGATTTTTCCTTTAATGGAGACTTACGGCCTTATCAGCAGGAAGCCCTGCAATCTTTTTCCAACCAGACTCAGGGGTTGCTGGAAGCTGGTACCGGTGCTGGAAAAACCGTCATGGCACTGGCTCTGATTGCCGAGCGCAAACAGCCTACCCTGATCATCGTGCATACCAAAGAACTGCTTCTGCAGTGGATTGAGCGCATCAACCAGTTTCTGGGCTTTGAAGCAGGACAGATAGGCGGCGGAAAATTCAAGATCAAACCGCTGACTGTGGCGACCATCCAGACCGCCCGTAACAGACTAAAAGACCTGAAAAAGACCTTCGGTCACATCGTAGTCGATGAATGCCACCGCACCCCGGCCAGCACCTTTCAAAAGGTGGTTAAAAATTTCGATGCCAAGTACCTGACCGGACTTTCCGCCACTCCCTACCGGGCAGACGGACTGGACCGCATGATCAACCTGACCCTTGGACCTGTGGTCCACCGGGTGAACCCGGACCTGCTGCGCAATACCGGAGCTATCCTCAAGCCGGAAATTTTCACTGTGGAGACCGCATTCAGGTTTGCCGGAAATGCATCTGAAGAATACTCGCTGATGATGACCGCCATTGCCGAGGACTACCCGCGCAACAAGATCATCGCATCATGCGTAAAAAAAGAACTGGAGCAGAATCCCGGAACCCTGCTCATGGTAGCCGACCGCACCGCCCATCTCGATGCCCTGTCCGATCTTTTATTTGATCAGGGCGTGGAGGTAGCCGTGCTGACCGGAAAGACACCCGCAGGTGAACGCGAAGAAATCATCAACGATCTCAATGCCGGGAAAATCAAAGTACTGGCCAGCACCGCGTCGCTCATCGGCGAGGGCTTTGATTGTCAGGGATTATCGACCCTGTTCCTCTGCTCGCCCATTAAATCCAAAGGACGGCTGGTCCAGATCATCGGCAGAATCCTGCGCCCGGCAGACGGCAAGCGTCCACGGCTGTATGACTTTGTAGATTTAGAAGTCGGGGTTTTGAAACACAGTGCCGGACTTCGGCAAAAGATTTATGCGGAGATAGCGTAG
- a CDS encoding AraC family transcriptional regulator: protein MSFQDRNPLERLKEALDDGAVREGVNETFLEEVTLFRVSEHKPKVPLIYEQCFCIAVQGYKHCHLTDSTFTYGEDEFLVVPAIVPLDIEVAPEGDNPLLSVTVSLDFEMIQELVESINKYDKQALGKVSASSGIYFEPMTDDIIEPTIRLLNALKSRKEAEIFGKQIIREIYYHILMGKNGHLLASAAFGESDYALIAKSLRFIHDNYDSGIDIDELAGEANMSVRSFYNHFKAVTALTPVQYLKRIRLEKARQFMVVQGEQASSAAHLVGYESPSQFSREFKRHFGFTPREAVMHSQGMAG from the coding sequence ATGAGTTTTCAGGACAGGAATCCGCTGGAGAGATTAAAAGAAGCCCTTGATGACGGGGCTGTGCGCGAAGGGGTGAATGAAACTTTTCTGGAAGAGGTGACTCTTTTCCGGGTTTCAGAACATAAACCCAAGGTCCCGCTGATTTATGAGCAGTGTTTTTGCATTGCCGTGCAGGGGTATAAGCATTGTCACCTGACGGATTCCACCTTCACGTACGGAGAGGATGAATTTCTGGTAGTCCCGGCCATTGTTCCCCTTGATATCGAAGTTGCTCCTGAGGGCGATAATCCGCTTCTCAGCGTAACTGTCTCACTGGATTTTGAGATGATTCAGGAGCTGGTGGAGTCTATTAATAAGTATGATAAGCAGGCACTGGGCAAAGTTTCCGCATCCTCCGGTATTTACTTTGAGCCCATGACTGATGATATTATCGAACCGACCATCCGCTTGCTTAATGCTTTGAAATCCCGCAAGGAAGCCGAGATCTTCGGTAAGCAGATAATCCGTGAGATCTACTACCATATTCTTATGGGTAAGAACGGACACTTGCTGGCTTCCGCTGCGTTTGGTGAATCTGACTACGCCCTGATTGCCAAGTCCCTGCGCTTTATTCACGATAATTACGACAGTGGAATTGATATTGATGAGCTGGCGGGGGAGGCAAACATGTCCGTGCGGTCATTCTACAACCATTTCAAGGCCGTAACAGCATTGACTCCGGTACAGTATCTAAAGCGCATCCGGCTGGAAAAGGCCCGGCAGTTCATGGTTGTGCAAGGGGAACAGGCCAGTTCCGCCGCCCATCTGGTGGGCTATGAAAGTCCCTCGCAGTTCAGCCGGGAATTCAAACGTCATTTCGGGTTTACACCCCGTGAGGCTGTTATGCACAGTCAGGGGATGGCGGGGTAG